A stretch of Candidatus Acidulodesulfobacterium acidiphilum DNA encodes these proteins:
- the pyrE gene encoding orotate phosphoribosyltransferase, translating to MINNDLNDTSETLKTSVLNAVKTLCYEKKEFVLASGKTSDFYIDLRRISFDGEYLYLIGRLLYDEIKKIKDLKFSVIAGVPVGGIPLISSILTASFLDKNPLKSVVIRKEKKEYGKGNLIEPVQFLSKGANILIIEDVVTTGGSILKAVKNAREEGYEITDAVCVVDRQEGGAEFLKENGIELHSLFTKKDIMQ from the coding sequence ATGATAAATAACGATTTAAACGATACCTCCGAAACACTTAAAACGTCCGTATTGAATGCCGTAAAAACTTTATGTTACGAAAAAAAAGAATTCGTTCTTGCCTCTGGTAAAACAAGCGACTTTTATATAGATTTACGCAGAATTTCTTTTGACGGCGAGTATTTATATCTTATCGGCAGACTGCTTTACGATGAAATTAAGAAAATAAAAGATCTAAAATTTTCGGTAATTGCCGGCGTTCCGGTGGGAGGCATTCCTTTAATTTCCTCAATACTGACCGCGAGTTTTTTGGATAAAAATCCTTTAAAATCAGTCGTTATCAGAAAAGAAAAAAAAGAATACGGCAAAGGCAATCTTATCGAACCTGTACAGTTTTTATCCAAAGGAGCAAATATTTTAATAATAGAAGACGTCGTTACTACGGGCGGTTCTATTTTAAAAGCCGTAAAAAACGCGCGTGAAGAAGGTTATGAGATAACGGATGCGGTCTGCGTCGTCGACAGACAGGAAGGCGGAGCCGAATTTCTTAAAGAGAACGGCATTGAGCTTCATTCCTTATTTACTAAAAAAGATATAATGCAATAA
- a CDS encoding L-aspartate oxidase, which yields MHYNVLVIGSGIAGLSLANRFDDSVSVGIFTKKEEAESNTNYAQGGLAAVMNLDKDSYEKHILDTLTAGDGLCDENIVRMVVEEGPGIVQDLLSWGVKFAKHSENNKEFDLGREGGHSERRVLHAGDITGREIERALVDTSREKSNIKIFENHIGIDLITARKLKIEKYRENRVLGAYFLNKNTGKVITVSADIVVLATGGAGKVFLYTSNPDISTGDGIAMAHRAGAKIANMEFYQFHPTILYHPEAKSFLISEALRGEGGTLRLKDGTPFMDSVHPLKSLAPRDIVARTIDFELKRTGDECVYLDMTHKSREFLEKRFPDIFKTTLSFGIDMSKKWIPVVPAAHYLCGGILTDENGLTSVGGLYAIGEVACTGLHGANRLASNSLLEGCVFAKKSYEAAQRFLKESLKISEPKVSNTSNSDVVENEKPALPEWKDFGLTGGDEMIVVSHNWDELRRTMWNYVGIVRSDKRLERAKRRIDNLLYEIKEYYWNFKITTDLLELRNIAEVASLIVNSAMLRKESRGTHYNIDYPEKDDKNFKHLTVL from the coding sequence ATGCATTATAACGTTCTGGTTATAGGTTCGGGCATAGCAGGTCTTTCGCTTGCAAATAGATTTGACGACTCTGTTTCGGTAGGAATTTTTACTAAAAAAGAAGAAGCGGAATCAAATACAAACTATGCTCAGGGCGGGCTTGCCGCCGTTATGAATCTCGATAAAGATTCGTACGAAAAACATATCTTAGATACGCTGACCGCCGGCGACGGACTTTGCGACGAAAATATAGTAAGAATGGTCGTAGAGGAAGGTCCCGGCATCGTACAGGATCTTTTAAGCTGGGGCGTTAAATTTGCCAAGCATTCCGAAAACAATAAAGAGTTCGATCTGGGCAGGGAAGGCGGGCATTCCGAAAGAAGGGTTTTGCATGCGGGGGATATAACAGGCAGAGAAATAGAAAGAGCGTTAGTCGATACTTCACGAGAAAAATCAAATATAAAAATATTTGAAAATCACATAGGCATAGATTTAATTACCGCCCGGAAGCTAAAAATAGAAAAATATAGGGAAAACAGGGTTTTAGGCGCATACTTTTTGAATAAAAATACCGGCAAAGTGATAACCGTTAGTGCCGATATAGTAGTGCTTGCTACGGGCGGAGCCGGAAAAGTCTTCTTATACACTTCAAATCCCGATATATCTACCGGCGATGGAATAGCTATGGCGCACAGGGCAGGAGCTAAAATAGCCAATATGGAATTTTACCAGTTTCACCCCACTATACTTTACCATCCGGAAGCAAAGTCTTTTTTAATATCCGAAGCTCTCAGGGGAGAGGGCGGCACTTTAAGATTAAAAGACGGAACTCCTTTTATGGATAGCGTTCACCCGCTGAAGAGTCTTGCTCCCCGCGATATTGTAGCAAGAACAATCGACTTTGAACTTAAAAGAACCGGAGACGAATGCGTATATCTCGATATGACCCACAAAAGCAGAGAGTTTTTGGAAAAGAGATTTCCGGATATTTTTAAAACTACGTTGAGTTTCGGCATAGATATGTCTAAAAAATGGATACCCGTCGTTCCTGCCGCACATTATTTATGCGGAGGGATATTGACCGACGAAAACGGTTTAACATCCGTCGGCGGTCTTTATGCCATCGGAGAGGTAGCCTGCACAGGACTTCACGGTGCAAACAGGCTTGCAAGCAATTCTCTGCTAGAAGGATGCGTTTTTGCTAAAAAGTCTTACGAAGCGGCGCAGCGGTTTTTGAAAGAATCGCTCAAAATTTCCGAGCCTAAAGTTTCAAATACGTCTAATTCGGATGTCGTCGAAAATGAAAAGCCGGCATTGCCGGAATGGAAAGATTTCGGTTTAACGGGCGGCGACGAAATGATAGTCGTTTCTCATAACTGGGACGAACTCAGGCGGACTATGTGGAATTATGTCGGTATAGTCAGGTCGGACAAACGTTTAGAGAGGGCAAAAAGGCGCATAGACAACCTGCTTTACGAAATCAAAGAATACTATTGGAATTTTAAGATAACGACAGACCTCCTGGAACTTAGGAATATAGCCGAAGTAGCAAGTCTCATCGTAAATTCCGCAATGTTAAGAAAGGAATCTCGCGGTACGCATTACAATATAGATTATCCGGAAAAAGACGATAAGAACTTCAAGCATCTTACTGTGTTATAA